In a single window of the Phaeobacter sp. G2 genome:
- a CDS encoding Rrf2 family transcriptional regulator, with protein sequence MRLTIRTNLAARILMVCAENPELLLKTAEVAALCNCSTNHAAHVVQRLQAEGYVSTLRGRSGGFSLSRRAEDVSMGDIFRLFEADIPFAECFDEASNTCPLRGSCRLQRYIERALDAFYHELDLVTLRDLVQGNCGLSALLTLRPELPASCAP encoded by the coding sequence ATGCGACTAACCATCAGGACGAACCTTGCCGCGCGGATCCTGATGGTCTGCGCCGAAAACCCTGAGCTCCTGCTCAAGACCGCGGAGGTCGCGGCGCTGTGCAATTGCTCCACCAATCACGCAGCCCATGTGGTTCAGCGCCTGCAGGCCGAAGGCTATGTGTCCACGCTGCGAGGCCGTTCTGGTGGCTTTTCGCTTTCCCGCCGGGCCGAGGACGTCTCAATGGGGGACATCTTTCGCCTATTTGAGGCAGACATTCCTTTTGCGGAGTGTTTTGACGAGGCCAGCAACACCTGCCCGCTGCGCGGCAGCTGTCGTCTGCAACGCTATATCGAACGCGCGCTGGACGCCTTTTATCACGAACTTGACCTGGTGACGCTGCGGGACCTGGTGCAGGGCAATTGCGGTCTGAGCGCCCTGTTGACGCTGAGGCCCGAGTTGCCTGCTTCTTGCGCACCATGA
- a CDS encoding LysR substrate-binding domain-containing protein, whose translation MRRLPPLHALRAFEAAARHLHFARAAAELHLTPTAISHQIRQLEEILEVKLFHRYPRPIRLSAEGEALYPVLRENFDRMADAISGISELQTDRPLTVSVTVAFASLWLMRRLPALRSEAGLNLKVEADNQPVDLSGSAVDFAVRYAVQPEPEGEWLPLFQDRLIPLCAPDLLGRNPVRDDAAILRLPLIEYRWSGGAEASPSWQRWSRTAGLGKAVPKVTQHFSEEINAMDSALAGQGVVLASSVLAGAAIAAGQLVRLSETELPGRTFWAVSRSDHPRLAEMERFASWARACHTKLHH comes from the coding sequence ATGCGGCGCCTGCCCCCGCTCCACGCGCTTCGCGCCTTTGAAGCCGCCGCCCGGCATCTGCATTTTGCCCGCGCCGCAGCCGAATTACACCTGACGCCCACTGCGATCAGCCATCAGATCCGCCAGCTCGAAGAGATTCTGGAGGTGAAACTCTTTCATCGCTACCCGCGTCCGATCCGCCTGTCGGCAGAAGGAGAGGCCTTGTACCCGGTCCTGCGGGAGAATTTTGACCGCATGGCCGATGCCATCTCGGGGATTTCAGAGTTGCAGACGGACCGCCCCCTGACGGTTTCCGTCACCGTGGCCTTCGCCAGCCTCTGGCTTATGCGGCGGCTGCCCGCATTGCGCAGCGAAGCCGGGCTAAATCTGAAGGTCGAGGCCGACAACCAACCGGTGGACCTGTCCGGCAGCGCTGTCGACTTTGCGGTGCGCTATGCTGTCCAGCCGGAGCCGGAAGGTGAATGGTTGCCACTGTTCCAAGACCGTTTGATCCCGCTCTGCGCGCCGGACCTGCTGGGTCGGAACCCGGTCCGCGACGACGCCGCTATTCTGCGCCTGCCGCTGATCGAATACCGCTGGAGCGGCGGCGCGGAGGCCTCGCCGAGCTGGCAGCGCTGGTCGCGCACCGCCGGGCTTGGGAAGGCGGTGCCAAAGGTCACACAGCATTTTTCCGAGGAAATAAACGCCATGGACTCGGCGCTTGCAGGTCAGGGCGTGGTGCTCGCCTCCAGCGTGTTGGCCGGTGCCGCTATTGCCGCCGGGCAGCTGGTCCGCCTGTCAGAGACAGAATTGCCCGGCAGAACGTTCTGGGCGGTGAGCCGCAGCGACCATCCGCGTCTTGCCGAAATGGAACGCTTTGCGTCATGGGCGCGTGCCTGTCACACCAAGCTTCACCATTGA
- a CDS encoding ATP-binding cassette domain-containing protein yields the protein MTILTPHPLDRETLGGLLSVVSSLVWLAVAAVIAGVFGRLMAGEPVSPLRTGVAILLLWGLRALIDMAAQALLGLAAEAKIGALREEIVAAEARAATPSALGGAGALAALTAEKPEAMRLALLRYRPAKMRVMVLPSVILGIALWHSWAVALVLLLAGPLIPLFMALVGWVAKEASARQMKDVGQMNDVLVDRLAALSDLRLIGAGPATVENFTRASEDLRERTMAVLRIAFLSSTVLELFSALGVAMVAIWVGFSLLGELSWGGWGTPLTPTAGLYLLLLAPEFFQPLRDLAAAWHDRSGADAVMDEITAWRDEPRSQRLGHGGLAAPLAKMPRLATCDLQHHGIAYPDFRLEPGDSLAVIGASGAGKTTLLRLIAGLERPDSGVILVDGLPLSNDNADAWRASIGWMPQSPHFLNGSLRSNIGFGDAISDDTLRAAGLGSVINTLPRGDLTRLGARGAGLSGGEGRRVTLARALHGGPGLVIADEPTADLDMETARLVGDSLVRFAQAGGTLLVATHDVSLAARMAQRLPLTGRATP from the coding sequence ATGACGATTCTCACCCCCCACCCCCTGGACAGGGAAACCCTTGGCGGCCTGCTGTCGGTGGTCTCCAGCCTCGTTTGGTTGGCTGTTGCCGCCGTTATCGCCGGGGTCTTCGGCAGGCTCATGGCGGGGGAGCCCGTCTCCCCTCTGCGTACCGGCGTCGCGATCCTGCTGCTGTGGGGGCTGCGCGCCCTGATCGACATGGCAGCACAGGCGCTGCTGGGCCTGGCGGCGGAGGCAAAGATTGGCGCGCTCAGGGAGGAGATCGTGGCGGCGGAGGCGAGAGCGGCCACACCATCTGCGCTTGGCGGAGCAGGTGCCCTGGCAGCGCTGACCGCCGAGAAGCCGGAAGCCATGCGCCTCGCCCTGCTGCGGTATCGTCCCGCCAAGATGCGGGTAATGGTGCTGCCGTCGGTGATCCTGGGCATCGCGCTTTGGCACAGTTGGGCGGTGGCGCTGGTGCTGCTGCTGGCCGGGCCGTTGATTCCGCTTTTCATGGCATTGGTGGGCTGGGTAGCCAAGGAGGCCAGCGCACGTCAAATGAAGGACGTCGGGCAAATGAACGACGTGCTGGTCGACCGGCTTGCGGCTCTGTCCGATTTGAGGCTGATCGGCGCCGGACCAGCAACGGTTGAAAACTTCACCCGTGCGAGCGAAGACCTGCGCGAGCGGACCATGGCGGTGCTGCGCATTGCCTTCCTATCGTCGACGGTACTGGAGCTGTTCTCGGCTCTCGGCGTGGCCATGGTTGCGATCTGGGTGGGGTTCTCGCTGCTCGGAGAGCTGAGCTGGGGCGGCTGGGGCACGCCGCTGACCCCGACGGCAGGTCTGTACCTGCTGCTGCTCGCGCCAGAGTTTTTCCAACCTCTGCGCGACCTGGCCGCCGCTTGGCATGACCGGTCCGGCGCCGATGCGGTGATGGATGAAATCACCGCCTGGCGAGATGAGCCGCGATCGCAGCGGCTGGGGCACGGAGGGCTGGCAGCTCCCCTGGCCAAGATGCCGCGGCTCGCGACCTGTGATCTGCAACATCACGGCATTGCCTATCCGGATTTCCGGCTGGAACCAGGTGACAGCCTCGCCGTCATAGGGGCCAGCGGTGCGGGCAAGACCACGCTATTGCGCCTGATCGCGGGGCTGGAACGGCCTGACAGCGGCGTCATCCTGGTTGATGGCCTGCCGTTGTCGAACGACAATGCTGATGCCTGGCGGGCCTCTATCGGGTGGATGCCGCAATCGCCCCATTTCCTGAACGGATCCCTGCGCTCCAACATCGGTTTTGGCGATGCGATCTCGGACGACACCCTGCGCGCCGCTGGATTGGGCAGTGTGATCAATACCTTGCCACGTGGAGACCTAACCCGTCTGGGCGCGCGGGGCGCGGGCCTGTCCGGTGGTGAAGGGCGGCGCGTGACGCTGGCCCGTGCTTTGCACGGGGGGCCGGGGCTGGTCATCGCGGACGAACCCACAGCGGATCTTGATATGGAAACGGCGCGTTTGGTGGGCGACAGCCTGGTGCGCTTTGCCCAGGCCGGCGGGACGCTGCTGGTCGCCACCCATGACGTGTCTTTAGCCGCGCGGATGGCGCAGCGCCTCCCCCTCACTGGGAGGGCGACACCATGA
- a CDS encoding NAD(P)H-dependent oxidoreductase gives MPTLLRIDASAQLEERSLTRHLTGLFTRNFLEQAPDTKVITRDVGLNPIPAIDHKFIHAAFTPPEEHEPWMAERLALSDALVDEVIAADIVVLGAPMYNYGMPTALKGWIDHIARIGRTFSFDLARGDTPIEPILSGKRLVVLSSRGEFGFAPGGVRAHLNALDPALAACAHYFGVAQADIETIAIEYQEFKDARHEASVDTAETRTRALAAKLAGAAAQAA, from the coding sequence ATGCCCACTCTGTTGCGAATTGATGCAAGCGCCCAGCTTGAAGAACGCTCTCTCACGCGTCATCTGACCGGGCTGTTCACCCGGAACTTTCTGGAACAGGCGCCAGATACGAAAGTGATCACCCGGGATGTCGGTTTGAACCCGATCCCCGCGATCGATCATAAATTCATTCACGCGGCGTTCACCCCGCCTGAGGAGCACGAGCCGTGGATGGCCGAGCGTCTGGCACTGTCCGACGCGCTGGTCGATGAGGTGATCGCGGCGGATATCGTCGTTCTTGGGGCGCCGATGTATAACTATGGCATGCCGACCGCCCTGAAAGGCTGGATCGACCACATCGCGCGGATTGGTCGGACCTTTTCTTTTGATCTGGCCCGTGGCGACACCCCGATCGAGCCGATCCTGTCGGGCAAACGGCTGGTTGTGCTGTCCTCGCGCGGGGAGTTCGGTTTTGCTCCGGGCGGTGTGCGGGCACATCTCAACGCGCTTGACCCGGCGCTGGCGGCTTGCGCCCATTACTTTGGCGTCGCGCAGGCAGACATCGAGACGATCGCGATCGAATATCAGGAGTTCAAGGACGCGCGTCACGAGGCGTCGGTTGACACGGCAGAGACCCGTACCCGTGCGCTGGCCGCAAAATTGGCGGGTGCGGCGGCGCAGGCCGCCTGA